A segment of the Acidimicrobiales bacterium genome:
GCCGCGTCGGTGGCCGGGGTCCCTCTGCCTGCCACCGCCTCGGCTCAGACGGGGAGCACGCCGTGCTTGCGCCAGGGTCGGTCGAGGGTCTTGGTGGCCGACACCTGCAAGCCGCGCCAGATCGCCAGCCGGGTGTCGGCCGGGTCGATCACGTCGTCGACCTGGGCCCAGCCGGCCGCGATGTACGGGTCGATTGTCGAGCGGATCTGCTCGGCCAGCTCGAGCCGTCTGGCCGTGCGCTGCTGCTCGTCGGGCATCGCTTCCAGGGCCTTGCGGTGGATGATGTTCACCGCGCCGTCCGGCCCCATCACCGAGATCTCGGCGGTGGGCCAGATGGCGACGTAGTCGGCCTCGTACGCGGTGCCGTTCATCACGAAGTAGCCGGCGCCGTAGGCCTTCCGCAGCACGATCGTGACCTTGGGGACCGTGGCCTCGGAGATGGCGTACAGCATCTTGGCCCCGTGGCGGATGATGCCCTGCTTCTCCACGGCCGATCCCACGATGAAGCCGGGGACGTCCTGCAGGAACACGAGCGGGATGCCGAACGCGTCGCACAGCCACACGAAGCGCGCCGCCTTGTCGGCCGAGTTCACGTCGAGCGCACCGCCGAGCACCATCGGCTGGCTCCCCACGATGCCCACCGGCTGCCCGCCGACGCGGGCCAGCCCGGTCACCACGTTGCGAGCCCACGACGGCTTCATCGGGAAGAACTCGCCGTCGTCGACGACGGCCCGGATCACCTTGTTCATGTCGTACGCCCGCCGGGGAGCGGTCGGCACGATGTCGTAGAGCTCCTCCACCCGGCGGTCCACCGGGTCGCTGGTGGGCCTGACGGGCGGTGCCTCCCGGTTGTGGCTCGGGAAGAAGCCGAGGTAGGCGCGAACGGTGGCCAGGCACTCGTGGTCGTCGGCCACCTCGAGGTCGGCCACACCGCTCACCCTGGTGTGCACGTCGGAGCCGCCCATCTCCTCCTCGGAGACGTCCTCGCCGGTGGCGGCCTTCACCAGGTGCCGGCCGCCCAGGGCCA
Coding sequences within it:
- a CDS encoding acyl-CoA carboxylase subunit beta, giving the protein MTQQHPELHEWKPLVDDLASRRERATGMGGPERVARQREMGKLPVRERIDLLLDPGSFVEYGQLADSMDPALADKGYLAADGMVAGVGRIDGRRVAVCAYDFTVMAGSMGAVGEHKTARMRELALRQRIPIVWLLDSAGARIQTAVGSTFAQAGALFREQVVMSGVVPQVAAMLGHCSAGTAYIPALADFIPMVKGTSSMALGGRHLVKAATGEDVSEEEMGGSDVHTRVSGVADLEVADDHECLATVRAYLGFFPSHNREAPPVRPTSDPVDRRVEELYDIVPTAPRRAYDMNKVIRAVVDDGEFFPMKPSWARNVVTGLARVGGQPVGIVGSQPMVLGGALDVNSADKAARFVWLCDAFGIPLVFLQDVPGFIVGSAVEKQGIIRHGAKMLYAISEATVPKVTIVLRKAYGAGYFVMNGTAYEADYVAIWPTAEISVMGPDGAVNIIHRKALEAMPDEQQRTARRLELAEQIRSTIDPYIAAGWAQVDDVIDPADTRLAIWRGLQVSATKTLDRPWRKHGVLPV